From a region of the Desulfovibrio oxyclinae DSM 11498 genome:
- the radC gene encoding RadC family protein — protein sequence MSKDKPHYHGHRQRLKERLTRDPRALADYEILELLLASVLPRRDTKPLAKTLMEAYGSLGAVMQAQPEDLKRFEGAGPAVTAQWHLMRELLARVAEDGMRSREVLGDPDAVARAAMARLGGCRTEEFWVALLDTRNRVIAWERVGAGTVDRVEAYPREVMALALRHKARSVILVHNHPGGDPTPSDDDQLLTLGMIRAASALDVLVADHVIVSETDFFSFSDKGMI from the coding sequence ATGAGCAAGGACAAACCGCACTACCACGGACACAGGCAGCGGCTGAAGGAGCGGCTGACCCGCGATCCGCGCGCTTTGGCCGACTATGAAATACTGGAGTTGCTGCTGGCCTCGGTGCTCCCTCGCAGGGACACCAAGCCGCTGGCCAAGACGCTCATGGAGGCATACGGCTCCCTCGGCGCGGTGATGCAGGCCCAGCCAGAAGACCTGAAACGCTTCGAGGGCGCAGGCCCCGCCGTGACCGCCCAGTGGCACCTGATGCGTGAACTGCTGGCCCGCGTGGCCGAAGACGGCATGCGCTCGCGGGAAGTGCTGGGCGACCCGGACGCCGTGGCCCGCGCCGCCATGGCGAGGCTCGGCGGTTGCCGCACAGAAGAGTTCTGGGTGGCACTGCTGGACACACGCAATCGCGTCATCGCGTGGGAGCGCGTGGGAGCGGGAACCGTGGACCGGGTGGAAGCGTATCCGAGGGAAGTGATGGCGCTGGCCCTGAGGCACAAGGCCCGCTCGGTGATACTTGTTCACAATCATCCCGGCGGCGACCCGACGCCATCGGACGACGATCAGCTGCTGACCCTCGGGATGATTCGCGCCGCATCGGCCCTTGACGTGCTGGTGGCGGATCATGTCATCGTATCGGAAACGGACTTTTTCAGCTTCAGCGACAAGGGGATGATCTGA
- a CDS encoding DNA polymerase III subunit delta: MPMKRPAYSFLVCPDPQLIKSRIEDMLAQSGVSGWEKRVFWGDDEVPLPDAFWTDLTIKGLFSQPKALVVRRANNFKVDQWDKLGNAITGASSDVWPIFCLESEWKTQKAPVPAHLAKREIYKRADKNGWVWQSPGLDRNGMRDFVRSWASQNQIRFDSGVENLLAQALPEDAVAVRLELDKLELAVMDDRTVRREHLDLVAPTGEMQFFELMDALGKPGAEAHVWKRVLEDHLKRAQDRMLFNLIGYLASQARQMWMLTHGEEQAVKAHPFVKKKLTAKGNMLGEAGIKRLIDLAMDAEFSVKTGLRRQEEVLDILIASLVDLFRSRSGGR; encoded by the coding sequence ATGCCCATGAAACGTCCAGCCTACTCTTTTCTGGTCTGCCCCGACCCGCAACTCATCAAGTCCCGCATCGAGGATATGCTGGCCCAGTCCGGCGTGTCCGGGTGGGAAAAGCGCGTCTTCTGGGGCGACGACGAGGTGCCGCTGCCGGACGCCTTCTGGACCGACCTGACCATCAAGGGGCTGTTCTCGCAGCCAAAGGCGCTCGTGGTGCGGCGCGCCAACAACTTCAAGGTGGACCAGTGGGACAAGCTGGGCAACGCCATCACCGGCGCGTCCTCCGATGTCTGGCCCATCTTCTGCCTCGAATCCGAGTGGAAGACCCAAAAGGCGCCGGTCCCCGCGCATCTCGCCAAGCGCGAGATATACAAGCGCGCCGACAAGAACGGCTGGGTCTGGCAGTCGCCGGGGCTTGACCGCAACGGCATGCGCGACTTCGTGCGCTCGTGGGCCTCGCAGAATCAGATTCGGTTCGACTCCGGCGTGGAGAACCTGTTGGCGCAGGCATTGCCCGAGGATGCCGTGGCCGTCCGTCTGGAACTGGACAAGCTCGAACTGGCCGTCATGGACGACCGGACCGTTCGACGCGAGCATCTGGACCTTGTTGCCCCCACGGGCGAGATGCAGTTTTTCGAGCTCATGGACGCGCTGGGCAAGCCCGGCGCCGAAGCCCATGTCTGGAAGCGCGTGCTGGAGGACCACCTCAAGCGGGCGCAGGACCGCATGCTGTTCAACCTCATAGGCTACCTCGCCTCGCAGGCGCGGCAGATGTGGATGCTGACCCACGGCGAGGAGCAGGCGGTCAAGGCGCATCCCTTCGTGAAGAAGAAGCTCACCGCCAAGGGCAACATGCTGGGCGAGGCCGGGATCAAGCGGCTCATCGACCTTGCCATGGACGCCGAATTTTCCGTCAAGACCGGCCTCCGCCGTCAGGAGGAAGTGCTGGACATCCTCATTGCCAGCCTCGTGGACCTGTTCCGCTCCCGTTCCGGCGGGAGATGA
- a CDS encoding XTP/dITP diphosphatase, translating into MDAIVLATRNKGKIREFNILLQLFGLTVRSLDEFPEIGEIPETGDTFLENALIKAREVAKATGLVAVADDSGIEVDALNGAPGVYSARFAGPECDDHANNEKLLAELKDVPDEKRTARYRCVMAAVAPNGAETTTDGSYEGHIAHEYKGSGGFGYDVIFIDPESGLHAAELTPEQKHSRSHRGEAITKLLEAWPDFWEKAQA; encoded by the coding sequence ATGGACGCAATCGTTCTCGCCACGCGTAACAAAGGCAAAATCCGCGAATTCAACATCCTGCTGCAACTCTTCGGTCTCACCGTACGCAGTCTCGACGAGTTTCCCGAAATCGGCGAAATCCCCGAAACCGGAGATACATTCCTGGAAAACGCGCTCATCAAGGCCCGCGAAGTGGCAAAAGCCACCGGTCTTGTCGCAGTAGCCGACGACTCCGGCATAGAAGTAGACGCCCTGAACGGTGCCCCCGGCGTCTACTCCGCTCGCTTTGCCGGTCCAGAATGCGACGACCACGCCAACAACGAAAAACTCCTTGCCGAGCTCAAAGACGTCCCCGACGAAAAACGCACCGCCCGCTACCGCTGCGTTATGGCAGCCGTAGCCCCCAACGGAGCCGAAACCACCACCGACGGCTCCTACGAAGGCCACATAGCCCACGAGTACAAAGGCTCAGGCGGCTTCGGCTACGACGTCATCTTCATCGACCCCGAATCCGGACTGCATGCAGCAGAACTCACCCCGGAACAAAAACACTCCCGCTCACACCGAGGCGAAGCCATCACCAAACTCCTCGAAGCCTGGCCGGACTTCTGGGAAAAAGCACAGGCGTAA
- the lon gene encoding endopeptidase La, whose translation MSKKKKKTPIKPRRIVRRKPTGATRAPIRPGGPQGGSQGGSDSGDFPGSSSLPELLEALASGPGKPVFGDGENESGHPNIPTSLPVLPVRDIVVFNYMILPLFVGREKSVEAVNAALSGNRYILILTQQDETVDDPGPDDLYRTGTVAMIMRMLKMPDGRLKVLVQGLARARVKQFTSDDPYHLAEVEPILEPEEITLSPEQEALMRSSREQSEKILSLRGISSADIMSVLNNVQEPGRLADLIASNLRMKVPDAQGILECEDPLERLEQVNSQLVKEVEVASMQNKIQSMAKEGMDKAQRDFFLREQMKAIKRELGDTDSQDEEMDQLRRAIEKAGMPRDVLKEAYKQLGRLESMHAESSEATVIRTYLDWMTELPWKKVSRDRLDIKKAKTILDEDHFDLEKVKERILEYLSVRKLNPKMKGPILCFVGPPGVGKTSLGRSIARSLGRKFHRMSLGGMRDEAEIRGHRRTYIGAMPGRIIQAVKQCGTRNPVVMLDEIDKLGKDFRGDPSSALLEVLDPEQNYSFTDHYLNVPFDLSKVMFICTANMLDSIPAPLLDRMEVIRIPGYTEQEKVAIAKRYIVPRQTQDNGLEDKELQIGDKTLAAVAREYTREAGLRNLEREVGTICRKMARRKAEGEKGPFKVTPQSLHKLLGPPRFLDDERETVLPPGVATGLAWTPVGGEMLHVEVSTMPGKGKLTLTGKLGDVMKESAQAALSIARAKADEYGIDPDFAENLDIHIHVPAGATPKDGPSAGVTLVTALISALSGQSVNAETAMTGEISLRGRVLPVGGIKEKILAAVSRGMKTVLIPKQNSKDLDDVPEDLRQRIAIKLVERVDEVWPLAAATD comes from the coding sequence TTGAGTAAAAAGAAAAAGAAGACACCGATCAAGCCGCGCCGCATCGTGCGCCGCAAGCCGACCGGGGCCACCCGCGCCCCCATCCGGCCCGGCGGCCCGCAGGGCGGCTCGCAAGGCGGCTCCGACAGCGGTGATTTTCCGGGCTCCTCCAGCCTTCCCGAACTGCTGGAAGCGCTGGCCTCCGGCCCCGGAAAGCCCGTGTTCGGCGACGGAGAAAACGAATCCGGTCATCCGAATATTCCGACCTCGCTGCCCGTGCTCCCGGTACGGGACATCGTGGTCTTCAACTACATGATCCTGCCGCTGTTCGTGGGCAGGGAGAAATCCGTGGAGGCCGTGAACGCGGCCCTTTCCGGAAACCGCTACATCCTCATCCTCACCCAGCAGGACGAGACCGTGGACGATCCGGGACCGGACGATCTCTACCGCACCGGCACCGTGGCCATGATCATGCGCATGCTCAAGATGCCGGACGGGCGTCTCAAGGTGCTTGTGCAGGGGCTGGCCCGCGCCCGCGTCAAACAGTTCACCAGTGACGATCCGTACCACCTCGCTGAAGTGGAACCCATTCTTGAGCCCGAAGAAATCACGCTGAGTCCCGAGCAGGAAGCGCTCATGCGCTCCTCCCGCGAACAGAGCGAAAAGATTCTCTCCCTGCGCGGCATCTCCTCGGCCGACATCATGAGCGTGCTCAACAACGTTCAGGAGCCGGGACGCCTCGCGGACCTCATCGCCTCCAACCTGCGCATGAAGGTGCCCGACGCACAGGGCATCCTCGAATGCGAGGACCCGCTCGAACGCCTTGAACAGGTCAACTCGCAGCTGGTCAAGGAGGTGGAAGTCGCCTCCATGCAGAACAAGATTCAGTCCATGGCCAAGGAAGGCATGGACAAGGCACAGCGCGACTTCTTCCTGCGCGAGCAAATGAAGGCCATCAAGCGCGAGCTGGGGGACACCGACTCGCAGGACGAAGAGATGGACCAGCTCCGCCGCGCCATCGAAAAGGCCGGAATGCCCCGCGACGTGCTCAAGGAGGCCTACAAACAACTCGGCCGCCTCGAATCCATGCACGCCGAATCCTCGGAAGCCACCGTCATCCGCACCTATCTGGACTGGATGACCGAGCTGCCGTGGAAGAAGGTCTCCCGCGACCGGCTCGACATCAAGAAAGCCAAGACCATCCTCGACGAGGACCACTTCGACCTCGAAAAGGTCAAGGAGCGCATCCTCGAATACCTGAGCGTCAGAAAGCTCAACCCCAAGATGAAAGGTCCGATCCTGTGCTTCGTCGGCCCCCCCGGCGTGGGCAAGACCTCGCTCGGACGCTCCATCGCACGCAGCCTCGGCCGCAAGTTTCACCGCATGAGCCTCGGCGGCATGCGCGACGAAGCCGAGATCCGCGGACACCGCCGCACCTACATCGGCGCCATGCCCGGCCGCATCATTCAGGCCGTGAAGCAGTGCGGCACGCGCAACCCCGTGGTCATGCTCGATGAAATAGACAAGCTCGGAAAAGACTTCCGCGGCGACCCCTCCAGCGCGCTGCTCGAAGTGCTCGACCCCGAACAGAATTACTCCTTCACCGACCACTACCTGAACGTGCCCTTCGACCTGTCCAAGGTCATGTTCATCTGCACCGCCAACATGCTCGACTCCATCCCGGCCCCGCTGCTGGACCGCATGGAAGTCATCCGCATTCCCGGCTACACCGAGCAGGAAAAGGTCGCCATCGCCAAACGCTACATCGTCCCGCGCCAGACGCAGGACAACGGCCTCGAAGACAAGGAACTCCAGATCGGCGACAAGACACTCGCCGCCGTGGCCCGCGAATACACCCGCGAGGCCGGACTCCGTAACCTCGAACGCGAAGTGGGCACCATCTGCCGCAAGATGGCCCGCCGCAAGGCAGAAGGCGAGAAAGGACCCTTCAAGGTCACCCCGCAGTCCCTGCATAAACTGCTCGGACCGCCCAGATTCCTCGACGACGAGCGCGAAACCGTCCTGCCCCCCGGCGTGGCCACCGGCCTCGCATGGACCCCCGTGGGCGGAGAGATGCTGCACGTGGAAGTCTCCACCATGCCCGGCAAAGGCAAGCTGACCCTCACCGGAAAACTCGGCGACGTCATGAAGGAATCCGCACAGGCCGCCCTGTCCATAGCGCGCGCCAAGGCCGACGAATACGGCATAGACCCGGACTTTGCGGAAAACCTGGATATACACATCCACGTGCCCGCAGGAGCCACCCCAAAAGACGGCCCCTCTGCCGGCGTGACCCTCGTCACCGCGCTCATCTCCGCGCTCTCCGGCCAATCCGTCAACGCCGAAACCGCCATGACCGGCGAAATCAGCCTGCGCGGACGCGTCCTGCCCGTCGGCGGCATCAAGGAAAAAATCCTCGCCGCCGTGAGCCGAGGCATGAAAACCGTGCTCATCCCCAAACAGAACAGCAAGGACCTCGACGACGTCCCCGAAGACCTCAGGCAACGCATCGCCATCAAACTCGTGGAACGCGTCGACGAAGTCTGGCCCCTCGCAGCTGCCACCGATTAA
- a CDS encoding WbuC family cupin fold metalloprotein: MTRIDGELMRYAVEMSRRSPRGRIIQPLHKGPDASLHRMLNCMQPGTYIRPHRHVDPPKPESFMLIAGALRQLVFDGLGKVTESFEVRAGSEVFGGDIEPGVWHSWIVLEPDTVAFEVKPGPYTKASDKEFAPWAPEEDTDEARLWLEQMMKG, encoded by the coding sequence ATGACTCGCATTGACGGGGAGTTGATGCGTTATGCCGTGGAAATGTCCCGCCGCAGCCCTCGCGGCCGCATCATCCAGCCGCTTCACAAGGGTCCGGATGCTTCGCTGCATCGCATGCTGAACTGCATGCAGCCGGGGACGTACATCCGCCCCCACCGGCATGTCGATCCGCCGAAACCGGAAAGTTTCATGCTGATTGCCGGTGCGTTACGGCAGCTTGTCTTTGATGGTTTGGGCAAGGTGACCGAGTCGTTCGAGGTACGGGCCGGCTCCGAGGTCTTTGGCGGCGACATCGAACCGGGTGTCTGGCATTCTTGGATCGTCCTTGAACCGGATACGGTGGCATTCGAGGTCAAGCCGGGGCCGTACACCAAGGCTTCGGACAAGGAATTCGCACCATGGGCGCCTGAGGAAGACACGGATGAGGCACGGCTGTGGCTGGAGCAGATGATGAAGGGCTAG
- the lptE gene encoding LPS assembly lipoprotein LptE — protein MHFFRNALLLLTLLAVAGCGYGFSRGKSVLPEQYRTLAIAEVKNPAPLSWLEPRVRSLLRDEVTRRGLAEWASGERADALITIEIEKYYRRASVTGEDEETLQSDAKFVFEGIIRSSVDGSVIWRSGTISQDWPFQAGEEDEADAKVTELGIRRLADRMANDF, from the coding sequence ATGCACTTTTTCAGAAACGCACTGCTTCTGCTGACCCTGCTCGCCGTGGCGGGATGCGGCTACGGCTTTTCACGCGGCAAGAGCGTGCTGCCCGAACAGTACCGGACCCTGGCCATCGCCGAGGTGAAGAATCCGGCCCCGCTCTCGTGGCTGGAGCCTCGCGTGCGCTCCCTTCTGCGCGACGAGGTGACCCGGCGCGGGCTCGCGGAATGGGCCTCCGGCGAGCGGGCCGACGCGCTTATCACCATAGAAATCGAAAAATATTACCGCCGCGCTTCAGTGACGGGCGAGGATGAAGAAACCCTTCAGTCTGACGCCAAGTTCGTGTTCGAAGGCATCATCCGTTCCTCGGTGGACGGCAGCGTGATCTGGCGTTCCGGCACCATTTCTCAGGACTGGCCCTTCCAGGCCGGGGAAGAGGACGAGGCCGACGCAAAGGTCACCGAGCTGGGCATCCGCCGCCTCGCGGACCGCATGGCCAACGACTTCTGA
- a CDS encoding acylphosphatase has translation MPTMHAVVKGKVQGVWFRAWTSDLAAEMKLSGWVRNMSDGNVELEASGSRDELDEFLERLHDGPPLARVTEVETQYRESDAHQGAFRVVR, from the coding sequence ATGCCGACAATGCACGCCGTGGTGAAAGGCAAGGTTCAGGGAGTCTGGTTCCGGGCGTGGACCAGCGACCTCGCCGCCGAAATGAAGCTTTCGGGCTGGGTGCGCAACATGAGCGACGGAAACGTCGAGCTTGAGGCCTCCGGCAGCCGCGACGAACTGGACGAATTTCTGGAAAGGCTCCACGACGGCCCACCTCTGGCACGGGTCACCGAAGTGGAGACACAGTACCGCGAATCCGACGCCCACCAGGGGGCGTTTCGCGTAGTACGCTGA
- the uvrA gene encoding excinuclease ABC subunit UvrA gives MNTDPRRESIYIEGAKHHNLKDLTLDIPREKLVVVCGPSGSGKSTLAFDIVYAEGQRRYVESLSAYARQFLPQMDKPLVEKVEGLSPAISLEQQTTSRNPRSTVGTVTEIYDFLRVFFARLGKFHCPECGRPIEAQTTDQIVDTILDLDEGTKFMLLAPMAEHQKGTHKDLFDKLRKEGFVRVRVDGTVHTLDDVPELEKNKRHTVELVVDRLVIKDGIKKRLADSVELALKQGEERLTIAIVGGERGGEEIPMSTLSTCPECRISLPRLTPQLFSFNSPQGACRTCNGIGSMEYFEPDLVAPNKGLSLSEGGVIPWKSPYRQKQYGPALKKLGKTYGFTPETPLADFSDEAWNALFHGSEKTGWQGVIPILEFGYRQADAWDHWLASFRQTRPCPACEGARLKPEALAVRVGEVNIFEFVSMSIRRALEWLESLEFEGHDTLIAEPLMKELTHRLGFMVNVGLDYINLGRNMSTLSGGEAQRIRLASQLGSGLVGVTYVLDEPSIGLHPRDNERLLNTLRSLQERGNTVLVVEHDEPTIRHADHVIELGPGSGMLGGEIVYQGNTERLLKSDSLTGKYLRGDLRIEVPTERRKPNGNIRLKKVSTNNLKDLDVDIPLGALTCVTGVSGSGKSSLVVDSLYKHLQLHQGHRADNPGRIGGIEGLDQVEKVIAIDQTPIGRTPRSNPATYTKIFDEIRKIFAGSKEARKRGYQPGRFSFNVKGGRCEKCRGDGQLKIEMHFLPDVYVTCDTCKGRRYNAQTLEVTYREKNIADVLDMTVRQASAFFENHPALKRRLSVLEQVGLEYLHLGQPATTLSGGEAQRIKISRELGKRRLPGALYILDEPTTGLHMHEVGKLIKVLHQLVDKGATVIVIEHNTDVIMSADHVLDLGPGGGEHGGRIVASGSPEEIIANPDSVTGKFLV, from the coding sequence ATGAACACCGATCCCAGACGCGAAAGCATATATATTGAAGGCGCGAAGCATCATAATCTCAAGGACTTGACCCTCGACATCCCCCGCGAGAAGCTCGTGGTGGTCTGCGGCCCCTCGGGGTCCGGCAAATCGACCTTGGCGTTCGACATCGTCTATGCCGAAGGGCAGCGACGGTACGTGGAGTCGCTCTCGGCGTACGCGAGACAGTTCCTGCCGCAGATGGACAAGCCGCTGGTGGAAAAGGTGGAAGGCCTGTCCCCGGCCATCTCGCTGGAACAACAGACCACCAGCCGGAACCCCCGCTCCACCGTGGGCACCGTCACCGAGATATACGATTTTCTGCGAGTTTTCTTCGCGCGGCTTGGCAAATTCCACTGCCCGGAATGCGGACGGCCCATCGAGGCCCAGACCACGGACCAGATCGTGGACACCATCCTTGACCTCGACGAAGGCACCAAATTCATGCTCCTGGCTCCCATGGCCGAGCATCAGAAGGGCACCCACAAGGACCTGTTCGACAAGCTGCGCAAGGAAGGATTCGTGCGCGTGCGCGTGGACGGCACCGTGCATACCCTCGACGACGTGCCGGAGCTTGAGAAGAACAAGCGGCACACGGTGGAGCTGGTGGTGGACCGTCTGGTCATCAAGGACGGCATCAAGAAGCGTCTGGCTGACTCGGTGGAGCTGGCCCTGAAACAGGGCGAGGAACGGCTGACCATCGCCATCGTGGGCGGTGAGCGCGGCGGGGAGGAGATTCCCATGTCCACGCTTTCCACGTGCCCGGAATGCCGCATCTCGCTTCCGCGCCTGACCCCGCAGCTTTTCTCCTTCAACAGCCCTCAGGGCGCATGCAGGACCTGCAACGGCATCGGCTCCATGGAGTATTTCGAACCGGATCTTGTGGCACCCAACAAAGGACTTTCGCTTTCCGAAGGTGGCGTGATTCCGTGGAAGTCCCCGTATCGGCAGAAGCAATACGGACCCGCACTCAAGAAGCTGGGCAAGACTTACGGCTTCACGCCGGAAACCCCGCTTGCCGACTTCTCGGACGAGGCTTGGAACGCGCTGTTCCATGGCAGCGAGAAGACCGGCTGGCAGGGCGTCATTCCGATTCTGGAATTCGGTTACCGTCAGGCCGACGCATGGGACCACTGGCTGGCGAGCTTCCGGCAGACGCGCCCGTGTCCCGCGTGCGAGGGCGCGCGTCTCAAGCCCGAGGCGCTGGCCGTGCGCGTGGGCGAGGTCAACATTTTCGAATTCGTGAGCATGAGCATCCGCCGTGCGCTGGAGTGGCTGGAATCGCTTGAATTCGAAGGCCATGACACCCTTATCGCGGAACCGCTCATGAAAGAGCTGACACACCGCCTTGGCTTCATGGTCAACGTGGGGCTGGACTACATCAATCTCGGCCGCAACATGTCCACCCTTTCGGGCGGCGAGGCGCAGCGCATCCGGCTGGCGTCGCAGCTCGGCTCCGGTCTGGTGGGCGTGACTTACGTTCTGGACGAGCCGAGTATCGGCCTGCACCCGCGCGACAACGAGCGTTTACTGAACACGCTTCGCTCGCTGCAGGAGCGCGGCAACACCGTGCTGGTGGTTGAGCACGACGAGCCTACCATCCGACACGCGGACCACGTCATCGAACTCGGTCCCGGCTCCGGGATGCTCGGTGGCGAGATCGTCTATCAGGGCAATACGGAACGGCTGTTGAAGTCGGATTCGCTCACGGGCAAATACCTGCGCGGCGACCTGCGCATCGAGGTGCCCACCGAACGCCGCAAGCCCAACGGCAACATCCGGCTCAAGAAGGTTTCCACCAACAACCTCAAGGATCTGGACGTCGATATTCCGCTGGGAGCCCTCACCTGCGTCACCGGAGTTTCCGGTTCCGGCAAGAGTTCGCTGGTGGTGGATTCGCTCTACAAGCATCTGCAGCTGCATCAGGGGCATCGGGCGGACAATCCAGGCCGCATCGGCGGCATTGAGGGGCTGGATCAGGTGGAGAAGGTCATCGCCATCGACCAGACGCCCATCGGCCGCACGCCACGGTCCAACCCGGCCACCTACACCAAGATATTCGACGAAATCCGCAAGATTTTCGCGGGCTCCAAGGAAGCCAGAAAGCGCGGCTACCAGCCTGGTCGCTTCAGTTTCAACGTCAAGGGCGGCCGCTGCGAGAAATGCCGCGGGGACGGACAGCTCAAGATCGAGATGCACTTCCTGCCGGATGTGTACGTGACCTGCGACACTTGCAAGGGACGCCGCTACAACGCCCAGACGCTGGAGGTCACCTACCGGGAGAAGAACATCGCGGACGTGCTGGACATGACCGTGCGGCAGGCCTCGGCGTTCTTCGAGAACCATCCCGCGCTCAAGCGGCGGCTGTCGGTGCTGGAGCAGGTGGGACTGGAATACCTGCACCTCGGCCAGCCCGCCACCACGCTCTCCGGCGGCGAGGCCCAGCGCATCAAGATCAGCCGCGAGCTGGGCAAACGACGCCTGCCGGGCGCGCTGTACATTCTTGACGAGCCTACCACCGGCCTGCACATGCATGAGGTGGGCAAGCTCATCAAGGTGCTGCACCAGCTGGTGGACAAGGGCGCGACCGTCATTGTCATCGAGCACAACACGGATGTGATCATGAGCGCGGACCACGTGCTGGACCTCGGCCCCGGCGGCGGCGAACACGGCGGCCGCATCGTGGCCTCCGGCAGCCCCGAGGAAATCATCGCCAACCCGGATTCGGTAACAGGGAAGTTTCTGGTATAG
- a CDS encoding transglutaminase-like domain-containing protein, with product MKRTSYLRIISACLAVFALVAWYGFLKRPFPFLDVHYVTQRAVFDAPPSQGDSNGSVYAVPDLPAQVLDKGRALLSKTIGKSSPPPEELLKALVFTTREVMNQTAGDTCRAPHEVFERSPDFQRICSEYAKVFCVLSQANGYTARAIWTQGHTTAEIHLPGEGWVHADPYGNIGFRDKNGNLLGLLEYRASPESASLLRLDSHPGHRGQPDFVDSFESVRHLYESNELYLVLFGGSLFGYPSSHRDPVRIFQSVFNARDLGEGMQFLGEGGSLPMVGNFGLDAVRRIPHL from the coding sequence ATGAAGCGTACCAGTTATTTACGAATTATCTCCGCGTGCCTTGCCGTTTTTGCTCTTGTGGCATGGTACGGATTTCTGAAAAGGCCGTTTCCCTTTTTGGATGTCCATTACGTGACGCAACGCGCCGTTTTTGACGCCCCGCCGTCTCAAGGTGATTCGAATGGCTCGGTATACGCGGTCCCAGACCTTCCAGCACAGGTTCTTGACAAAGGCCGCGCCCTGCTGTCCAAGACAATTGGAAAAAGCTCACCCCCTCCTGAGGAATTGCTCAAAGCATTGGTATTCACGACACGAGAAGTAATGAACCAGACGGCAGGCGATACATGCCGTGCCCCTCACGAGGTTTTCGAAAGGTCACCTGATTTCCAAAGAATTTGCTCAGAGTACGCCAAGGTGTTCTGCGTGCTGTCACAGGCCAATGGCTATACAGCGCGTGCCATCTGGACGCAGGGGCACACCACCGCCGAAATCCATCTGCCGGGTGAAGGTTGGGTTCATGCTGATCCATACGGTAACATCGGTTTTCGAGATAAAAATGGAAACCTGTTGGGATTGCTTGAGTACCGCGCGTCACCTGAATCAGCTTCCTTGTTGCGGCTTGACAGTCACCCTGGACATAGGGGCCAGCCAGATTTCGTGGATTCTTTTGAGTCGGTCAGACATCTTTATGAATCCAATGAGTTATATCTGGTGCTTTTTGGGGGCAGTCTCTTTGGGTATCCTTCCAGTCACCGAGACCCCGTACGCATATTCCAGAGCGTGTTCAATGCGCGCGATCTCGGTGAGGGGATGCAGTTCCTTGGGGAGGGCGGCTCGCTGCCCATGGTCGGCAATTTCGGGCTGGATGCGGTCCGTCGCATTCCCCACCTGTAG
- the galE gene encoding UDP-glucose 4-epimerase GalE: protein MTTLVTGGAGYIGSHTAKELARRGRKVVVLDNLSTGHRDFVRWGAFEEGDLADSVFLDRVFEKHGIDEVVHFAGFIAVGESVEKPDIYYRNNVSHTFTLLDAMVRHGVERIVFSSSASVYGEPETERLAEEHPLNPISPYAWSKRIIEQVLADYGTAYGLRSVSLRYFNAAGADPDAEVGERHRPETHLIPLVLEAAAGRRDCIKVFGTDYPTPDGTCLRDYIHVADLADAHVRALDHLADGRPSDVFNLGNGNGFSVREIIEVVREVTGLDVPVQEAPRRAGDTPALVSSPEKAGRVLGWHPQFEDVRSVVASAWNWHRRDWA from the coding sequence ATGACTACTCTCGTCACCGGCGGCGCCGGATACATCGGCTCACATACGGCCAAGGAACTTGCGCGACGCGGACGCAAGGTGGTGGTGCTGGACAACCTCTCCACCGGCCACCGTGATTTCGTGCGCTGGGGAGCCTTCGAAGAAGGCGATCTTGCCGACTCCGTCTTTCTCGACAGGGTTTTCGAGAAGCACGGCATCGACGAGGTGGTCCACTTCGCCGGATTCATCGCCGTGGGAGAGTCCGTGGAAAAGCCGGACATCTATTACCGCAACAATGTTTCGCACACCTTCACCCTGCTGGACGCCATGGTCCGACACGGCGTTGAGCGCATCGTGTTCTCTTCCTCGGCCTCGGTCTACGGCGAGCCGGAAACCGAACGGCTGGCGGAAGAGCATCCGCTGAACCCCATCTCCCCATATGCATGGTCAAAGCGCATCATTGAGCAGGTGCTCGCCGATTACGGCACGGCCTATGGCCTTCGCTCCGTTTCCCTGCGCTACTTCAATGCCGCGGGCGCGGACCCGGATGCCGAAGTGGGCGAACGCCACCGCCCGGAAACGCACCTTATCCCGCTGGTGCTCGAAGCAGCCGCCGGACGCCGGGACTGCATCAAGGTTTTCGGAACGGACTACCCCACTCCGGACGGCACCTGCCTGCGCGACTACATCCATGTTGCCGACCTGGCCGACGCGCATGTGCGGGCACTGGACCACCTGGCGGACGGCCGTCCCTCGGACGTGTTCAACCTCGGCAACGGCAACGGGTTTTCCGTGCGCGAGATCATCGAAGTAGTGCGCGAAGTCACCGGACTGGACGTGCCGGTGCAGGAAGCGCCGCGCCGTGCCGGAGACACCCCCGCGCTGGTCAGTTCACCGGAGAAGGCAGGGCGCGTGCTGGGCTGGCATCCTCAGTTCGAGGACGTTCGTTCCGTGGTGGCCTCGGCCTGGAACTGGCATCGTCGCGACTGGGCGTGA